The following coding sequences lie in one Osmerus mordax isolate fOsmMor3 chromosome 13, fOsmMor3.pri, whole genome shotgun sequence genomic window:
- the eif4g2a gene encoding eukaryotic translation initiation factor 4 gamma 2a, which translates to FLVILRCPAAKVESVIAEGGASRFSASSGGGGGRGAPQHHPKTVGNSEFLGKPPGSSVQRWVPSRSTRRDVNASNEKERHDAIFRKVRGILNKLTPEKFDKLCLELLNVGVDSKLVLKGIILLIVDKALEEPKYSSLYAQLCLRLAEDAPNFDGPSPEIQTSQKQSTTFRRLLISKLQDEFENRARNVEIYDKHDNPLTSEEEEQRAIAKIKMLGNIKFIGELGKLDLIHESILHKCIKTLLEKKKRVQLKDMGEDLECLCQIMRTVGPRLDHEKAKSLMDQYFGRMQSLMNNKDLPARIRFLLQDTVELRENDWVPRKAFIDNGPKTINQIRQEAVKDLGVFIPPMSQGMRTDFFLDGSFMPTRMKLDRETVGGLADMFGQMPVGSGIGTGPGVIQDRYSPTMGRHRTNPLFNGHSGHTAPAPQSQFDMGGKPFMKSNPGQNPIFQNQNHSVQQQAQSKDMAPRFIKKGQLNADEISLRPAQSFLLNKNQVPKLQPQIPTMIPPSAQPPRTQTPPLGQPPQLGLKTNPPPIQEKPPKTNKKPPPAKEELLKMTETIVTDYLNGKNIDEAVTGVREMKAPKHFLPEMLSKIVICSLDRSDDDKEQASTLIHNLHSEGLITGENFMQAFLSVLDQCAKIEVDIPLVKSYLAQFAARSIMAELISVAELAHPLENGTHFPLFLLCLQQAAKLKDREWLTDLFQQSKVNMQKMLPEIDQNKDRMLEILEGKGLSFLFPLMKLEKELLKQIQADPSPQSIYKWIKDNISPKLHTDKGFVNILMTSFLQYIAHEINADEDEDQLSAPPKEQLEQEKQLLLAFKPVMQKFLHDHMDLQVSALYALQVHSNAKAFPKGMLLRYFVNFYDMEIIEEEAFLAWKEDITQEFPGKGKALFQVNQWLTWLETAEEEESEEEAD; encoded by the exons TTTTTGGTAATTCTTCGTTGTCCAGCCGCCAAAGTGGAGAGTGTGATTGCAGAAGGGGGCGCTTCTCGTTTCAG TGCTTCttcgggagggggaggaggtcggGGTGCACCTCAGCACCATCCCAAGACTGTCGGCAACAG CGAGTTCCTGGGGAAACCCCCAGGATCTAGCGTTCAGAGATGGGTACCTTCACGAAGCACTAGACGAGATGTCAACGCCTCCAATGAAAAAGAACGACATGATGCAATCTTCAGGAAAGTGAGAGG CATACTTAATAAGCTGACCCCCGAGAAGTTTGACAAGCTATGCCTTGAGCTCCTGAATGTGGGCGTAGATTCAAAACTCGTCCTAAAAGGAATCATCTTGCTG ATCGTTGACAAAGCCCTTGAAGAGCCCAAGTATAGCTCCCTATATGCTCAGCTATGTCTGCGATTGGCAGAGGATGCACCAAACTTTGACGGCCCATCACCGGAGATCCAAACATCACAAAAGCAGAGCACC ACATTCAGGAGACTTCTGATTTCTAAGCTCCAAGATGAATTTGAGAACCGTGCCAGAAATGTTGAAA TCTATGACAAACATGACAACCCTCTTacctctgaggaggaggagcagcgtgCCATTGCCAAGATCAAAATGCTGGGCAACATCAAATTCATTGGGGAACTTGGCAAGCTTGATCTTATCCATGAATCTATCCTTCATAAGTGCATCAAAACA CTTTtggaaaagaagaagagagtcCAACTTAAAGATATGGGGGAGGATCTGGAGTGCCTCTGTCAGATAATGAGAACAGTGGGGCCTAGACTAGATCATGAGAAAGCTAAG tctttaATGGATCAGTACTTTGGCCGTATGCAGTCCTTAATGAACAACAAGGACTTGCCAGCGCGGATCCGTTTCCTGCTGCAGGATACGGTGGAGTTGCGAGAGAACGATTGGGTGCCTCGCAAAGCTTTCATCGACAACGGACCAAAGACGATTAACCAGATTCGTCAGGAAGCAGTAAAG GATTTGGGAGTTTTTATTCCACCAATGTCCCAGGGAATGAGGACGGACTTCTTTCTGGATGGCTCCTTCATGCCAACCAGAATGAAACTTGACAGGGAAACCGTTGGGGGGTTGGCCGATATGTTTGGACAAATGCCAG TGGGGAGTGGGATCGGCACCGGCCCTGGGGTGATTCAGGACCGCTACTCCCCAACCATGGGGCGTCATCGCACAAATCCGCTCTTCAACGGACACAGTGGGCACACCGCCCCTGCCCCGCAGTCCCAGTTTGACATGGGAGGCAAGCCATTTATGAAATCGAACCCG GGTCAGAATCCGATtttccagaaccagaaccactcTGTGCAGCAGCAGGCCCAGTCCAAGGACATGGCTCCCCGCTTCATCAAGAAGGGACAGCTCAACGCTGATGAG ATCAGTCTTAGGCCAGCACAGTCATTCCTTTTGAACAAAAACCAAGTGCCAAAGTTGCAGCCGCAGATCCCAACCATGATTCCTCCCAGCGCTCAACCTCCACGCACACAGACGCCACCACTGGGACAG CCTCCACAGCTTGGTCTGAAAACCAACCCTCCTCCTATCCAGGAAAAACCTCCAAAGACCAACAAGAAACCACCTCCTGCAAAGGAAGAGTTGCTAAAGATGACC gagaccaTAGTGACTGATTACCTGAATGGCAAAAACATTGATGAAGCTGTGACTGGTGTGAGGGAGATGAAGGCTCCCAAGCACTTCCTGCCTGAGATGTTGAGCAAGATTGTGATCTGTTCTTTGGACCGCTCTGACGACGACAAGGAGCAAGCCAGCACCCTAATCCACAACCTCCACTCAGAGGGCCTCATCACTGGGGAGAACTTCATGCAG GCTTTCCTCAGCGTCCTGGATCAGTGTGCTAAGATCGAGGTGGACATCCCCCTGGTGAAGTCCTACCTGGCCCAGTTTGCGGCGCGCTCCATCATGGCTGAGCTGATCAGCGTGGCGGAGCTGGCCCACCCCCTGGAGAACGGCACccacttccccctcttcctgctctgcctGCAGCAGGCGGCCAAGCTGAAGGACCGTGAGTGGCTGACCGACCTCTTCCAGCAGAGCAAGGTCAACATGCAGAAGATGTTGCCTG AGATCGACCAGAACAAGGACCGGATGCTGGAGATCTTGGAGGGCAAAGGGCTGAGCTTCCTGTTCCCTCTGATGAAGCTGGAAAAGGAGCTTCTGAAGCAGATCCAggccgacccctccccccagtccATCTACAAGTGGATCAAGGACAACATCTCCCCCAAGCTCCACACAGACAAAGGATTCGTCAACATCCTCATGACCAG cttCTTGCAGTACATCGCCCATGAGATCAACGCTGACGAGGACGAGGACCAGCTCTCGGCCCCACCGAaggagcagctggagcaggagaagcagCTGCTGCTGGCCTTCAAGCCCGTCATGCAGAAGTTCCTGCATGACCACATGGACCTGCAAGTCAGCGCTCTGTATGCCCTGCAGGTCCACTCCAATGCTAAAGCTTTCCCTAAAG GCATGCTACTGCGCTACTTTGTCAACTTTTATGATATGGAAATAATTGAAGAAGAAGCCTTCCTCGCATGGAAAGAAGACATCACCCAAGAATTTCCTGGAAAGGGAAAAGCATTATTCCAG GTGAACCAGTGGCTGACCTGGCTGGAgacagctgaggaggaggagtcagaggaggaggctgactga